In Rhizophagus irregularis chromosome 19, complete sequence, the following are encoded in one genomic region:
- a CDS encoding uncharacterized protein (SECRETED:cutsite_TYG-CH; SECRETED:prob_0.9417); SECRETED:SignalP(1-26) encodes MNQKSFIITFTLFVFFFLIHFEKTYGCHPAGLYGCDKDVCKCDTFSITDANMLSNKSLSITVKSNDGSHSQAFGHFTMNDDAGGKYRFLHNPHFVNGCECKGEGPNTVDPFTSNWPYTIDTPPGGTWFDVWVTVYWKCDFGKIGDVDCCTTALHYRGYVK; translated from the exons ATGAATCAGAAAtcctttattattacatttactttgtttgtattttttttccttatacATTTTGAAAAAACTTACGGATGTCATCCTGCTGGTCTTTATGGTTGTGACAAAGATGTTTGTA aatgtGATACTTTTTCAATAACTGATGCCAATATGTTATCAAATAAGAGTCTCAGTATCACGGTTAAAAGTAATGATGGTTCCCATTCACAAGCATTCGGCCACTTTACCATGAATGATGATGCTGGCGGCAAATATAGATTTCTGCACAACCCACATTTCGTTAATGGCTGTGAATGTAAAGGTGAAGGTCCTAATACTGTTGATCCATTTACATCTAACTGGCCATATACTATTGATACGCCTCCAGGAGGGACTTGGTTTGATGTTTGGGTTACAGTATATTGGAAATGTGATTTTGGTAAAATTGGTGACGTAGATTGTTGTACCACAGCTTTACACTATCGAGGTTATGTCAAATAA